The following are encoded in a window of Halorarum salinum genomic DNA:
- a CDS encoding DUF92 domain-containing protein, which produces MTHRLRRAGAFAAVATLVLGAPALGPAAAAPFALVAVLAAFVVDEGPLFELFARPGDHEDRRLNGLAGFALAAAGLGILTMEFPGAVPMPDTVFAAAVLTLAYGNLGRELVRTATTDEFAVVAGFVAAATLAGTVGQAFVAALAGEFSVGAVPEYAFLAAVGALVAALLRSILFGRDDPLVMVSVGFLLWLFAGLTGTVPAVLVAVGLGLAVALGWVSYALDAASVPGMLTGVLLAALSVVLGGYGWFAVLISFFSVGALATKYRYEEKRARGVAEGNDGARGTGNVLGNAAVALFAVVGYAAAARLLDPALPLAGVAPTLLAFAFAGSVAAAMADTLSSEFGGLYDAPRLVTTFEPVEPGTDGAVTWQGELAGLAGAALVGAIAAFLMPLGGAAPALVVVAGAGFVGMTVDSLLGATVEGERLTNQAVNFLATLAGALAGAVMAFPLVVSIV; this is translated from the coding sequence GTGACTCACCGACTCCGGCGCGCCGGGGCGTTCGCCGCCGTCGCGACCCTCGTGCTCGGAGCCCCCGCGCTCGGACCGGCCGCCGCCGCGCCCTTCGCCCTCGTCGCGGTCCTCGCGGCGTTCGTCGTCGACGAGGGACCCCTCTTCGAGCTGTTCGCCCGGCCGGGCGACCACGAGGACCGCCGACTCAACGGCCTCGCCGGCTTCGCGCTCGCGGCCGCCGGACTCGGCATCCTCACGATGGAGTTCCCGGGGGCGGTGCCGATGCCCGACACCGTGTTCGCGGCCGCCGTGCTCACGCTCGCGTACGGCAATCTCGGGCGCGAACTCGTCCGGACGGCGACGACCGACGAGTTCGCCGTCGTCGCGGGGTTCGTCGCGGCCGCCACGCTCGCCGGCACCGTTGGGCAGGCGTTCGTCGCCGCGCTCGCGGGCGAGTTCTCGGTCGGGGCCGTCCCCGAGTACGCCTTCCTCGCGGCCGTCGGGGCGCTCGTCGCCGCGCTGCTCCGGTCGATCCTCTTCGGCCGCGACGACCCGCTGGTGATGGTCTCGGTCGGCTTCCTCCTCTGGCTGTTCGCCGGGCTCACCGGGACCGTCCCGGCCGTCCTCGTCGCGGTCGGCCTGGGGCTGGCGGTCGCGCTCGGCTGGGTGTCGTACGCGCTCGACGCCGCGTCCGTCCCCGGGATGTTGACGGGCGTCCTCCTCGCGGCGCTCTCGGTCGTCCTCGGCGGCTACGGCTGGTTCGCCGTCCTGATCTCGTTCTTCTCGGTCGGCGCGCTCGCGACGAAGTACCGGTACGAGGAGAAACGGGCCCGCGGCGTCGCGGAGGGGAACGACGGCGCGCGAGGCACCGGCAACGTCCTCGGCAACGCCGCGGTCGCGCTGTTCGCGGTCGTCGGCTACGCGGCGGCGGCCCGCCTGCTGGACCCGGCGCTCCCGCTCGCGGGCGTCGCCCCGACGCTGCTCGCGTTCGCCTTCGCCGGCTCGGTCGCGGCCGCGATGGCGGACACGCTCTCCTCGGAGTTCGGCGGGCTCTACGACGCCCCGCGGCTCGTCACCACCTTCGAACCGGTCGAACCCGGCACCGACGGCGCGGTCACCTGGCAGGGCGAACTCGCGGGGCTCGCCGGCGCGGCGCTCGTCGGGGCCATCGCCGCGTTCCTGATGCCGCTCGGGGGCGCGGCCCCCGCTCTGGTCGTCGTCGCAGGCGCCGGGTTCGTCGGGATGACCGTCGACAGCCTGCTCGGCGCGACCGTCGAGGGAGAGCGCCTGACGAACCAGGCGGTGAACTTCCTCGCGACGCTCGCGGGCGCGCTCGCCGGCGCGGTTATGGCGTTCCCGCTCGTGGTTTCGATCGTGTGA
- a CDS encoding GNAT family N-acetyltransferase: MTRVRPGRETDESALRALQCHLREPSPDLLAHGLRVGDVLVSVAGEGSDDARSVDGRPSDQRPVGYVLPVPGGTDGSVHVAELVVHPDHRREGRAAELLGRVLADADARVTLLVAPENDAALALYRDLGFAVAGRRPGFYDGGDALVMAREPSDG, encoded by the coding sequence GTGACGCGCGTTCGACCGGGACGGGAGACCGACGAATCCGCCCTCCGCGCGCTCCAGTGCCACCTCCGTGAGCCCAGCCCGGACCTGCTCGCGCACGGGCTCCGGGTCGGCGACGTGCTGGTGAGCGTCGCGGGCGAAGGGTCGGACGACGCGCGATCGGTCGACGGGCGGCCGAGCGACCAGAGGCCGGTGGGGTACGTGTTGCCGGTGCCGGGCGGGACGGACGGGAGCGTCCACGTCGCGGAACTCGTCGTCCACCCGGACCACCGCCGCGAGGGGCGTGCCGCGGAGCTGCTCGGGCGCGTCCTCGCGGACGCTGACGCGAGGGTCACGCTCCTCGTCGCGCCGGAAAACGACGCCGCGCTCGCGCTCTACCGGGACCTCGGGTTCGCGGTCGCCGGCCGTCGCCCCGGCTTCTACGACGGCGGCGACGCGCTCGTGATGGCCCGCGAGCCGTCGGACGGGTAG
- a CDS encoding TVP38/TMEM64 family protein, which produces MNRRALAAGVLALLALVAAWLASPDLLLSRVDWLLADPLRFAVALCALAVVRPLLAWPTSLLGVLAGYAYGVAGAPLALALITLTSVPPYRVALRGREGWGAGRASGLTRRAAEAGERAVGVAGDFRSVAASRLLPTPSDAVSVAAGLAGVRLRPYLVGTAVGEVPWAVAATVAGASAGRVAAGGVGAAFDPRLVAAAALAGLLLLAGPAYRRYVNSRSGA; this is translated from the coding sequence GTGAACCGCCGCGCCCTCGCGGCCGGGGTGCTCGCACTCCTCGCGCTCGTAGCGGCGTGGCTCGCCTCGCCCGACCTGCTCCTCTCGCGGGTCGACTGGCTGCTGGCCGACCCGCTCCGGTTCGCCGTCGCGCTCTGCGCGCTCGCGGTCGTCCGTCCGCTGCTCGCGTGGCCGACGTCGCTCCTGGGGGTGCTCGCCGGCTACGCCTACGGAGTCGCGGGGGCGCCCCTCGCGCTCGCGCTGATCACCCTCACGAGCGTCCCGCCGTACCGGGTCGCGCTCCGGGGGCGCGAGGGCTGGGGGGCCGGCAGGGCGTCGGGGCTGACGCGCCGGGCGGCCGAGGCGGGCGAGCGCGCCGTCGGCGTCGCGGGCGACTTCCGCTCGGTCGCGGCCTCGCGGCTCCTTCCGACCCCCTCCGACGCCGTCAGCGTCGCCGCGGGCCTGGCGGGCGTCCGGCTCCGGCCGTACCTCGTCGGAACCGCCGTCGGGGAGGTCCCCTGGGCCGTCGCCGCGACCGTCGCGGGCGCCTCGGCCGGCCGGGTCGCGGCCGGCGGGGTCGGCGCCGCCTTCGACCCGCGGCTCGTCGCCGCCGCGGCGCTCGCGGGGCTCCTGTTGCTCGCCGGACCGGCGTACCGCCGGTACGTGAACTCCCGGTCCGGGGCCTGA
- a CDS encoding DUF5830 family protein, whose translation MPTDRTRTETVELGVELLEHVEDDELPLAEAMDRIEAVTTSPTLARDILDAAEDRGVIDREGATVRTRRGGSFVRFDSQVLTREGEFSCRRCGTGITTGHFVRFGTGELGPFGSSCVRKVLGRE comes from the coding sequence GTGCCGACCGACCGAACCCGAACCGAAACCGTGGAACTCGGCGTCGAACTCCTCGAACACGTCGAGGACGACGAACTCCCGCTCGCGGAGGCGATGGACCGCATCGAGGCGGTGACGACGAGCCCCACCCTCGCGCGCGACATCCTCGACGCGGCCGAGGACCGCGGGGTCATCGACCGCGAGGGCGCGACGGTGCGGACCCGGCGCGGCGGCTCGTTCGTCAGGTTCGACTCCCAGGTCCTCACGCGCGAGGGCGAGTTCTCCTGCCGACGGTGCGGGACCGGTATCACTACCGGCCACTTCGTCCGGTTCGGGACGGGGGAACTGGGGCCGTTCGGCTCCTCGTGTGTCAGGAAGGTGCTCGGTCGGGAGTAG
- a CDS encoding DUF7115 domain-containing protein — protein sequence MSLPELVQREMGGEDPAARVHLGGDDELFVTPTRTLIYRGEGLLSDESVEEYPHDAERIAVSESRRKAKLTLDYGLDGERSFAVPRKRFDGVLHPVIAGVLSAADITDPGETVERTFRFSDLTLVVTSARVVKHIGAAVWDEEYEEFPFDDVTDLTFEEGSVATSVVLSVNGRQERFKAPAEEARAVRESLTEVITAYYGVDSLEAFRALSADAEGEDEEDRGEVDFGDGPDPLSAEPAEVESPENATREDPLEDVLGDDAGAEPAATTAGGGESASGGQANGGSAAAATEPRADEDAFEETGFEVAEPTDDAAEEFAALRQQVEAQNERLDRQRELIERLIEELRRGR from the coding sequence ATGAGTCTGCCGGAACTGGTCCAGCGGGAGATGGGCGGGGAGGACCCCGCCGCCCGGGTCCACCTCGGCGGTGACGACGAACTGTTCGTCACCCCGACGCGGACGCTCATCTACCGCGGCGAGGGGCTCCTCTCCGACGAGTCGGTCGAGGAGTACCCACACGACGCCGAACGGATCGCGGTCTCCGAGTCGCGCCGCAAGGCGAAGCTGACGCTCGATTACGGGCTCGACGGCGAGCGGTCGTTCGCCGTCCCCCGGAAGCGGTTCGACGGCGTCCTCCACCCCGTCATCGCCGGCGTGCTCTCGGCGGCGGACATCACCGACCCCGGCGAGACCGTCGAGCGGACGTTCCGCTTCTCGGACCTGACGCTGGTCGTCACGAGCGCACGCGTCGTCAAACACATCGGCGCGGCCGTCTGGGACGAGGAGTACGAGGAGTTCCCGTTCGACGACGTGACCGACCTCACCTTCGAGGAGGGGAGCGTCGCCACCTCGGTCGTCCTCTCGGTGAACGGCCGCCAGGAGCGGTTCAAGGCGCCCGCCGAGGAGGCCCGCGCGGTCCGCGAGTCGCTCACGGAGGTCATCACGGCCTACTACGGCGTCGACTCGCTGGAGGCGTTCCGCGCGCTCTCGGCCGACGCCGAGGGCGAGGACGAGGAGGACCGGGGGGAGGTCGACTTCGGCGACGGCCCGGACCCGCTCTCGGCGGAGCCGGCGGAGGTCGAGAGCCCCGAGAACGCGACCCGCGAGGACCCGCTGGAGGACGTGCTCGGGGACGACGCGGGCGCCGAGCCAGCCGCGACGACCGCCGGCGGCGGCGAGTCGGCGAGCGGCGGTCAGGCCAACGGGGGGTCCGCGGCCGCCGCGACCGAACCGCGAGCCGACGAGGACGCCTTCGAGGAGACCGGCTTCGAGGTCGCCGAGCCGACCGACGACGCCGCCGAGGAGTTCGCGGCGCTCAGACAGCAGGTCGAAGCGCAGAACGAGCGGCTGGACCGCCAGCGGGAGCTGATCGAACGGCTCATCGAGGAGCTCCGCCGCGGGCGGTAG
- a CDS encoding nitrite/sulfite reductase, whose protein sequence is MPTDVERWKSETYGNEIREHLLEFAEEGWESIPEDEHDAWFERFKWWGLYHQRNGQESYFMMRIGTPNGVLTPGQLRVVGEIADEYARGPGENPEFGAAYCDWTTRQSIQLHWIRLEDIPDVFEKLEANGLSTQQACGDSWRNIVGCPVAGKDSNEFVDALPVALNLHDTFKGDDDHTNLPRKWKVSVTGCREGCGQGDINDLAFEPAEKDGRKGFNVRVGGGLARNEPRFARDIDVFVEPEDANEVAGGMSALFREHGNREDRYSARIKFLVDEWGTEKVRDVLQEEFVDFELETAAEDLRDEYTYNSGRATGGHHDHVGVHEQNDGNYYVGLNVLVGRMGVDDVLELADLADEYGSGEVRLTQRQNVLVTDVPEGSLDDLLAEPLLEDYSPDPHPFMRGSIACTGTEFCSLSIVETKNRQVRYARWLKENVELPDGVEDFHIHLSGCTASCAQPQIADISLRGMKTRKDGEAVEALDVGLGGGLGEDPRFADWVGQRIPADEVPGAIANLLASFEERREGDESFRDFVERSDEETLEELVEPEETSYEDPYMHNTKLTWYPYAEEDTMDDSPAPARADGTPITSDD, encoded by the coding sequence ATGCCCACGGACGTCGAGCGGTGGAAGTCGGAGACGTACGGCAACGAGATCCGGGAGCACCTGCTCGAGTTCGCCGAGGAGGGCTGGGAGTCGATTCCCGAGGACGAACACGACGCCTGGTTCGAGCGCTTCAAGTGGTGGGGGCTGTACCACCAGCGGAACGGCCAGGAGAGCTACTTCATGATGCGCATCGGCACGCCCAACGGCGTGCTGACGCCGGGACAGCTCCGTGTCGTCGGCGAGATCGCCGACGAGTACGCCCGCGGTCCGGGCGAGAACCCGGAGTTCGGCGCGGCCTACTGCGACTGGACGACCCGCCAGTCGATCCAGCTCCACTGGATCCGGCTGGAGGACATCCCCGACGTCTTCGAGAAACTCGAGGCGAACGGCCTCTCGACCCAGCAGGCCTGCGGCGACTCCTGGCGCAACATCGTCGGCTGCCCGGTCGCGGGCAAGGACAGCAACGAGTTCGTCGACGCGCTGCCGGTGGCCCTGAACCTCCACGACACGTTCAAGGGAGACGACGACCACACCAACCTCCCCCGCAAGTGGAAGGTGTCGGTGACGGGCTGCCGCGAGGGCTGCGGGCAGGGCGACATCAACGACCTCGCGTTCGAGCCGGCCGAGAAGGACGGCCGAAAGGGGTTCAACGTCCGCGTCGGCGGCGGCCTCGCCAGGAACGAGCCGCGGTTCGCCCGCGACATCGACGTGTTCGTCGAGCCGGAGGACGCCAACGAGGTCGCCGGCGGCATGTCGGCGCTGTTCCGCGAGCACGGCAACCGCGAGGACCGCTACTCCGCGCGCATCAAGTTCCTCGTCGACGAGTGGGGCACGGAGAAGGTACGCGACGTCCTGCAGGAGGAGTTCGTCGACTTCGAACTGGAGACGGCGGCCGAGGACCTCCGCGACGAGTACACGTACAACTCCGGGCGCGCGACGGGCGGCCACCACGACCACGTCGGCGTCCACGAGCAGAACGACGGCAACTACTACGTCGGCCTGAACGTCCTCGTCGGCCGGATGGGCGTCGACGACGTGCTGGAGCTCGCGGACCTCGCCGACGAGTACGGCTCCGGCGAGGTGCGGCTCACCCAGCGGCAGAACGTCCTCGTGACCGACGTGCCCGAGGGGAGCCTCGACGATCTGCTCGCGGAGCCGCTGCTGGAGGACTACTCGCCCGATCCGCACCCGTTCATGCGCGGCTCCATCGCCTGCACGGGCACCGAGTTCTGCTCGCTCTCCATCGTGGAGACGAAGAACCGGCAGGTTCGGTACGCCCGCTGGCTGAAGGAGAACGTCGAACTCCCCGACGGCGTCGAGGACTTCCACATCCACCTCTCGGGCTGCACTGCCTCGTGCGCCCAGCCGCAGATCGCGGACATCAGCCTCCGCGGGATGAAGACCCGGAAGGACGGCGAGGCGGTCGAGGCGCTCGACGTCGGCCTCGGCGGCGGCCTCGGCGAGGACCCGCGATTCGCCGACTGGGTCGGCCAGCGTATCCCGGCCGACGAGGTGCCCGGCGCCATCGCGAACCTGCTGGCGAGCTTCGAAGAGCGGCGTGAGGGCGACGAGAGCTTCCGCGACTTCGTCGAGCGCAGCGACGAGGAGACGCTGGAGGAACTCGTCGAGCCCGAGGAGACCTCCTACGAGGACCCGTACATGCACAACACGAAGCTGACGTGGTACCCGTACGCCGAGGAGGACACGATGGACGACAGCCCGGCGCCCGCCCGCGCTGACGGAACGCCCATCACCTCGGACGACTAA
- a CDS encoding DUF6360 family protein, with the protein MPDRLIRVNAYTTFDLLEGTATGHGFEESAPAVLNVTAPRTNPDHVTLELELDNADLETLPAHADRVTLSAAEARELADELGSYADRVDEASASDE; encoded by the coding sequence ATGCCCGACCGGCTCATCCGCGTGAACGCCTACACCACCTTCGACCTCCTCGAGGGGACGGCGACCGGCCACGGCTTCGAGGAGTCCGCGCCGGCCGTCCTGAACGTCACGGCGCCGCGCACGAACCCGGACCACGTCACGCTCGAACTGGAACTCGACAACGCCGACCTGGAGACCCTCCCCGCCCACGCGGACCGGGTGACGCTCTCGGCCGCCGAGGCGCGCGAACTCGCGGACGAACTCGGGTCGTACGCCGACCGGGTCGACGAGGCGTCCGCGTCCGACGAGTAG
- a CDS encoding HpcH/HpaI aldolase family protein: MADTIRETLREDSPAGSWLSIPSAQVAEQTAAADFDFVVIDTEHASTDVGTVESMVRAVDAAEGETAPLVRVAWNDHVRIKRVLDTGAAGVMAPQVDTAAEAEAFVEATRYPPEGRRGVAAARASNYVREFEEYYGSANDAIATVAQVESAEAVGNAADVAAVDGLDSLFVGPADLSAALGAFGEYESEPFLDAVGTVLSESSVPVGTLATSPEEVDHWADVGFDYQIVGTDMGYLARGAAESLARYR, from the coding sequence ATGGCCGATACCATCAGGGAGACGCTCCGTGAGGACTCGCCGGCGGGGAGCTGGCTGTCGATTCCGTCCGCGCAGGTGGCCGAACAGACGGCGGCCGCGGACTTCGACTTCGTCGTGATCGACACCGAGCACGCGTCGACCGACGTCGGGACCGTCGAGTCGATGGTCCGCGCGGTCGACGCGGCCGAGGGGGAGACGGCCCCGCTCGTCCGCGTCGCGTGGAACGACCACGTCCGGATCAAGCGCGTGCTCGACACCGGTGCCGCCGGGGTGATGGCCCCGCAGGTGGACACCGCCGCCGAGGCCGAGGCGTTCGTCGAGGCGACCCGCTACCCGCCGGAGGGTCGTCGCGGCGTCGCCGCCGCGCGGGCGTCGAACTACGTCCGGGAGTTCGAGGAGTACTACGGGTCGGCCAACGACGCGATCGCGACCGTCGCGCAGGTCGAGTCCGCGGAGGCCGTCGGGAACGCGGCCGACGTCGCCGCCGTCGACGGGCTCGACTCGCTGTTCGTCGGGCCGGCGGACCTCTCGGCCGCCCTCGGCGCCTTCGGCGAGTACGAGTCCGAGCCGTTCCTCGACGCCGTGGGGACGGTGCTCTCGGAGAGTTCGGTGCCGGTCGGAACGCTCGCGACCTCGCCGGAGGAGGTCGACCACTGGGCGGACGTGGGGTTCGACTACCAGATCGTCGGGACCGACATGGGGTATCTCGCGCGCGGCGCCGCCGAGTCGCTGGCGCGGTACCGGTAG
- a CDS encoding DUF1684 domain-containing protein → MTDDEWAARVRANRAEKDEFLTEHRQSPLPPEAREGFDGLDYFPPDPDYRVTAAATVHDDPEPVELTVRNGEAVRYERAVTFSFELPRDDGGLESATLAGYRRPDEETLFVPFRDKTTGQETYDGGRYMDLHPEGTLSDGDEVALDFNLAYTPFCAFADAFACPLAPSENWLDAAVRAGEKAP, encoded by the coding sequence GTGACCGACGACGAGTGGGCCGCGCGGGTTCGTGCCAACCGCGCCGAGAAGGACGAGTTCCTCACGGAGCACCGGCAATCGCCGCTCCCTCCGGAGGCGCGCGAGGGGTTCGACGGGCTGGACTACTTCCCGCCGGACCCGGACTACCGGGTGACCGCGGCGGCGACCGTCCACGACGACCCCGAACCGGTCGAACTGACGGTCCGGAACGGCGAGGCGGTCAGGTACGAGCGGGCCGTGACGTTCTCGTTCGAGCTCCCGCGCGACGACGGCGGCCTCGAGTCGGCGACGCTGGCGGGCTACCGGCGACCGGACGAGGAGACGCTGTTCGTCCCGTTCCGCGACAAGACGACCGGCCAGGAGACGTACGACGGCGGCCGCTACATGGACCTCCACCCCGAAGGGACCCTCTCGGACGGCGACGAGGTGGCGCTGGATTTCAACCTCGCGTACACGCCGTTCTGCGCGTTCGCGGACGCGTTCGCCTGCCCGCTGGCTCCCTCCGAGAACTGGCTCGACGCCGCGGTCCGGGCCGGCGAGAAGGCCCCGTGA
- a CDS encoding DUF7282 domain-containing protein: MNARHLISALVLLSTVVGVAAVAGSVAAQDAAQTANETATVDYPDQEVGETVTVAEATLPEGGFVVVFNESGNYVGSSDYLEAGTHENVTVELESEFERGQVSVAQLFQDDGDESYAVGNETAYTADDNVTVSDSAYVSEGDFSRTEADDGTPTEDVTEATDGTDGSDGESTDTTTPGFTAVLTLVALLGAAFLAVRR, encoded by the coding sequence ATGAACGCACGTCACCTCATCTCCGCGCTCGTACTGCTCTCCACCGTCGTCGGCGTCGCAGCGGTGGCCGGATCCGTGGCCGCCCAGGACGCCGCCCAGACGGCGAACGAAACCGCGACCGTCGACTACCCCGACCAGGAGGTCGGTGAGACGGTCACCGTCGCCGAGGCCACCCTCCCCGAGGGCGGCTTCGTCGTCGTGTTCAACGAGTCCGGCAACTACGTCGGTAGCAGCGACTACCTCGAGGCCGGCACCCACGAGAACGTCACCGTCGAACTCGAGAGCGAGTTCGAACGCGGTCAGGTCTCGGTCGCCCAGCTCTTCCAGGACGACGGCGACGAGTCCTACGCGGTCGGCAACGAGACGGCCTACACCGCCGACGATAACGTCACCGTGAGCGACAGCGCGTACGTCTCCGAGGGCGACTTCTCCCGCACCGAGGCCGACGACGGGACTCCGACGGAGGACGTGACCGAGGCGACCGACGGGACCGACGGCTCCGACGGCGAGTCGACCGACACGACGACGCCCGGCTTCACCGCCGTGCTCACGCTCGTCGCGCTCCTCGGCGCCGCGTTCCTCGCGGTCCGCCGATAG